Proteins encoded in a region of the Halosimplex halophilum genome:
- a CDS encoding DEAD/DEAH box helicase yields MSQQVGEVGTLFLHEYGDDVRVAVVREGERRLHAILELKETGAGPRPARLRVKQGTDEEPRPPDLFVELARSASRIRISEQTSPEVRRRLQELLDAYQLEAKAVRTCRYCASEGHYSPITSETAIEADGEYICPDCARAELDRELAYKGEITSGARDRLYDLLTEVQDLDRVSNLLKGDLDPDLTKFDEISATVDEVDPVPVDSLDLHPGIQDHLEGRFDTLLPVQSLAVENGVTEGRDQLVVSATATGKTLIGEMAGLDRVLNGKGKMLFLVPLVALANQKHESFEERYGDMVDVSLRVGASRINDGGGRFDPGADVIVGTYEGIDHALRTGKDLGNIGTVVIDEVHTLGEDERGHRLDGLISRLKHYCGELSDNKSTDGTQWIYLSATVGNPGDLAEQLRAQLIEFEERPVPIERHVTFADGREKMRIENKLVRRAFDTKSSKGYRGQTIIFTNSRRRCHEISRKLEYDSAPYHAGLDHRRRKKVERQFADQDLAAVVTTAALAAGVDFPASQVVFDSLAMGIEWLTVQEFHQMLGRAGRPDYHDKGTVYVLVEPDGSYHNSQEMSEDEVAFKLLKGEMDPVITRYDEGAAVEETLANVTVGGKHAKRLNDRMIGEVPTKHAVGKLLEYEFIDGLEPTPMGRAVTSHFLSPDDAFLLLDGIRKGDDPYEIVATMELRDDER; encoded by the coding sequence GTGTCACAGCAGGTCGGCGAGGTCGGGACGCTGTTCCTCCACGAGTACGGCGACGACGTGCGCGTCGCCGTCGTGCGAGAGGGAGAGCGGCGCCTCCACGCGATACTGGAACTCAAGGAGACCGGCGCCGGGCCGCGACCCGCCCGGCTCCGCGTGAAACAGGGCACCGACGAGGAGCCCCGGCCGCCGGATCTCTTCGTCGAACTCGCCCGCTCGGCCTCCCGCATCCGCATCTCCGAGCAGACTTCCCCGGAGGTTCGCCGCCGGCTGCAGGAACTGCTCGACGCCTACCAGCTGGAGGCGAAGGCCGTCCGCACCTGCCGCTACTGCGCCAGCGAGGGCCACTACTCGCCCATCACCTCGGAGACGGCCATCGAGGCCGACGGGGAGTACATCTGCCCCGACTGCGCGAGGGCGGAACTCGACCGCGAACTCGCCTACAAGGGCGAGATCACCAGCGGCGCCCGCGACCGCCTCTACGACCTTCTCACCGAGGTCCAGGACCTCGACCGCGTGTCCAATCTCCTGAAAGGCGACCTCGACCCCGACCTGACGAAGTTCGACGAGATCTCCGCGACCGTCGACGAGGTCGATCCTGTACCTGTGGACTCGCTGGATCTCCACCCGGGCATTCAGGACCACCTGGAGGGGCGGTTCGACACGCTCCTGCCGGTCCAGAGCCTCGCCGTCGAGAACGGCGTCACGGAGGGCCGCGACCAGCTGGTCGTCAGCGCGACCGCGACCGGGAAGACGCTCATCGGCGAGATGGCCGGCCTCGACCGCGTCCTGAACGGCAAGGGCAAGATGCTCTTCCTCGTCCCGCTGGTCGCGCTCGCCAACCAGAAACACGAGTCCTTCGAGGAGCGCTACGGCGACATGGTCGACGTGTCCCTGCGCGTGGGCGCCAGCCGCATCAACGACGGCGGCGGCCGCTTCGACCCCGGCGCCGACGTGATCGTCGGCACCTACGAGGGCATCGACCACGCGCTGCGGACGGGCAAGGACCTGGGCAACATCGGGACCGTGGTCATCGACGAGGTCCACACCCTCGGCGAGGACGAGCGGGGTCACCGTCTCGACGGCCTGATCTCCCGGCTGAAACACTACTGCGGGGAGCTGTCGGACAACAAGAGCACCGACGGGACCCAGTGGATCTACCTCTCGGCGACCGTCGGCAACCCCGGCGATCTGGCCGAGCAGCTGCGCGCCCAGCTCATCGAGTTCGAGGAGCGGCCCGTCCCCATCGAACGCCACGTCACCTTCGCCGACGGCCGCGAGAAGATGCGGATCGAGAACAAGCTCGTCAGGCGGGCGTTCGACACGAAGTCGTCGAAGGGCTACCGCGGCCAGACGATCATCTTCACCAACTCCCGGCGGCGCTGTCACGAAATATCTCGCAAACTGGAGTACGATTCGGCCCCCTACCACGCCGGGCTGGACCACCGCCGGCGCAAGAAGGTCGAGCGACAGTTCGCCGACCAGGACCTGGCGGCCGTGGTCACGACCGCCGCGCTCGCGGCGGGCGTCGACTTCCCGGCCTCGCAGGTCGTCTTCGACTCGCTGGCGATGGGCATCGAGTGGCTCACCGTCCAGGAGTTCCACCAGATGCTCGGTCGCGCCGGCCGTCCGGATTACCACGACAAGGGGACCGTCTACGTCCTCGTCGAACCCGACGGGTCGTATCACAACAGCCAGGAGATGAGCGAGGACGAGGTGGCGTTCAAGCTCCTGAAGGGGGAGATGGACCCCGTGATCACCCGCTACGACGAGGGCGCGGCCGTCGAGGAGACGCTCGCCAACGTCACCGTCGGCGGGAAACACGCCAAGCGGCTCAACGACCGGATGATCGGCGAGGTGCCGACGAAACACGCGGTTGGCAAGCTGCTGGAGTACGAGTTCATCGACGGGCTGGAACCGACGCCGATGGGCCGCGCCGTGACCTCCCACTTCCTCTCGCCCGACGACGCGTTCCTGCTGCTCGACGGGATCCGGAAGGGCGACGACCCCTACGAGATCGTCGCCACGATGGAACTGCGCGACGACGAGCGGTAG
- a CDS encoding outer membrane protein assembly factor BamB family protein: MADATDELSESVDALASAAGEKLSGHRSAAGVVAALERQGFDEAFPVTVRQKVDPGMNWEGVAKTGLLAFAVALVAGLGYAAWRGSFTELASLATDSITYTFPPHLPPVVPTVEFTAANWQLVGPLLAFLLVTVVLRRRVRVPIRRAFSRLRSLLSRSPFPTELDRRAEQVVADAESLESLARSTDELVGQLSDGFADQPVEVSTTDRSWVSKHSATLLGVVGGTAVAAVLFVTASAITELVVDNWNPVVDGLVVVTALWVLGHAAYAVGTLAGRLWPSGSVLRLPLRLFTPPSSTGGSNGQQADRDVRLEEVKRLSANTTHQTRETPSREQIWKYIDDEDAEIREIAAEAAKKLDDESSGDVFDKPQRQKYKQILRNRNQQRGQRSTRADSNTSESNRSPNDKRSRTESRGDSGGKPAGSNASGNAPEPAPELDPVTEERSSQSQSNQRTESTSDGSVAATASGGVTDKSTTPAPSGSSGSAPMVRYDAQNTGSTPDRGPKNFKRRRRADLCSSGFIGSPTTNGEYVCIAAKSGTLYVYDLRNHEEHWSMDLGSITAPPSLHDGRVYVPVGRSGERDPRVAAFDLQTKERRGEYRLPDIVNSTPVHSENVVYFTSDERLYAVGDGLDRDRFKITVSDMVPGRPVVDDDVVYLSDRVLIAFGAANGSKIDRDWGVNYALDWDPVVTNDLIYVVTNRDKFHVVRSDPSREKVRDGPWEVNGRYAAPPVVSSDKAAICKESGKIYCFSATLDALWSRNLNCNINSAPALTSEGRLYVAGENGSVFGYTPDGDLLDMWDDAAGSNHSPTVVGDRLLVADTDGRLHILEEG, encoded by the coding sequence GTGGCGGATGCGACGGACGAGCTGTCGGAGTCGGTCGACGCGCTCGCCTCGGCGGCCGGCGAGAAACTGTCCGGGCACCGATCGGCTGCCGGGGTCGTGGCGGCCCTCGAGCGTCAGGGGTTCGACGAGGCGTTCCCGGTGACCGTCCGCCAGAAGGTCGATCCGGGCATGAACTGGGAGGGCGTCGCCAAGACGGGGCTGCTCGCGTTCGCCGTCGCGCTCGTCGCCGGTCTCGGCTACGCCGCGTGGCGCGGTTCGTTCACCGAGCTGGCGTCGCTCGCGACAGACTCGATCACGTACACGTTCCCGCCCCACCTCCCGCCGGTCGTCCCCACCGTCGAGTTCACGGCGGCGAACTGGCAACTCGTCGGCCCGCTGCTGGCGTTCCTGCTGGTTACCGTCGTGCTCAGACGGCGGGTGAGAGTCCCCATTCGGCGCGCGTTCTCGCGGCTCCGGTCGCTGCTCAGCCGGTCGCCGTTCCCGACGGAACTGGACCGCCGGGCCGAACAGGTGGTCGCCGACGCCGAGTCCCTGGAGTCGCTGGCCCGGTCGACCGACGAACTCGTCGGGCAGCTCTCGGACGGGTTCGCCGACCAGCCGGTCGAAGTGTCGACGACGGACCGGTCCTGGGTCTCGAAGCACTCGGCGACGCTTCTGGGAGTCGTCGGCGGTACCGCCGTCGCGGCCGTCCTGTTCGTCACCGCGTCGGCGATCACGGAGCTAGTCGTCGACAACTGGAATCCGGTCGTCGACGGGCTAGTGGTGGTCACCGCGCTGTGGGTCCTCGGCCACGCCGCCTACGCGGTCGGGACTCTCGCCGGCCGACTCTGGCCTTCGGGCTCGGTCCTGCGGCTTCCGCTTCGCCTCTTTACGCCCCCGTCGTCGACCGGCGGCTCGAATGGCCAGCAGGCCGACCGCGATGTTCGCCTCGAGGAGGTCAAGCGGCTGTCCGCGAACACCACCCACCAGACGCGAGAGACGCCCTCCCGGGAACAGATCTGGAAGTACATCGACGACGAGGACGCGGAAATTCGGGAGATCGCCGCGGAAGCCGCGAAGAAACTCGACGACGAGTCCTCCGGGGACGTGTTCGACAAACCCCAGCGCCAGAAGTACAAGCAGATCCTCCGGAACAGGAACCAGCAGCGGGGCCAGCGGAGCACTCGTGCCGACTCGAATACCTCCGAATCGAACCGGTCTCCGAACGACAAGCGGTCACGGACCGAGTCCCGGGGAGATTCCGGCGGGAAACCGGCCGGTTCGAACGCTTCGGGGAACGCCCCGGAGCCGGCACCGGAACTGGACCCCGTAACCGAGGAGCGGTCCTCGCAGTCACAGTCGAACCAGCGGACGGAGTCGACATCCGACGGGTCGGTCGCCGCGACGGCATCGGGTGGAGTGACCGACAAGTCGACCACGCCTGCACCCTCGGGATCGTCCGGATCCGCACCGATGGTCCGGTACGACGCGCAGAACACGGGATCGACGCCCGACCGCGGGCCGAAGAATTTCAAACGACGCCGCCGTGCGGACCTCTGCAGTTCGGGGTTCATCGGTTCCCCGACCACCAACGGCGAATACGTCTGCATCGCCGCGAAATCCGGGACCCTCTACGTATACGACCTACGGAACCACGAGGAACACTGGTCGATGGATCTCGGTTCGATCACTGCCCCTCCGTCCCTCCACGATGGAAGGGTCTACGTCCCGGTTGGTAGATCGGGAGAACGGGACCCGAGGGTGGCCGCGTTCGACCTTCAGACGAAGGAACGACGGGGCGAGTATCGACTTCCCGACATAGTCAATTCGACACCGGTCCACAGTGAGAATGTCGTCTACTTCACCAGTGACGAGCGGTTGTACGCCGTCGGAGACGGACTGGATCGCGACCGGTTCAAGATTACCGTCTCGGACATGGTGCCGGGGCGTCCAGTCGTCGACGACGACGTCGTCTATCTCTCGGACCGAGTTCTCATTGCTTTCGGGGCTGCCAACGGGTCGAAGATAGATCGCGACTGGGGGGTAAACTACGCACTCGACTGGGACCCGGTAGTCACCAACGACCTGATCTACGTTGTCACTAATCGTGACAAGTTCCACGTCGTCCGCAGTGACCCGAGCCGGGAAAAGGTCCGAGATGGGCCCTGGGAAGTAAACGGACGGTACGCGGCTCCCCCTGTCGTCTCTTCAGACAAAGCGGCAATATGTAAGGAAAGTGGAAAAATATACTGTTTCTCCGCGACTCTCGACGCCCTCTGGTCGAGGAACCTCAACTGCAATATCAACTCGGCGCCGGCGTTGACATCTGAGGGTCGTCTCTACGTCGCAGGCGAGAACGGCAGTGTCTTTGGATACACTCCCGACGGTGACCTGCTGGACATGTGGGACGATGCAGCGGGTAGTAACCACAGCCCGACCGTTGTCGGCGACCGGTTGCTCGTCGCGGACACCGACGGGCGGCTCCACATCCTCGAAGAGGGGTGA
- a CDS encoding SLC13 family permease — MPLGITAGAAFVFAVILVALVLFATEPVPVDITAIGVLVALLVVEPLTAAAADLGLLAEGLVVLSDPEAGLSATDNGLSGFASSATLTVLAMFVLSDGVQRTGVVQILGSKIAGLTRDSESRQLGAVIGLVSPISGFINNTAAVAILLPMVTDLAHEGETSPSKLLIPLSYASMFGGTLTLIGTSTNILASELSGRLVGRTFTMFEFTQLGAVLSVVGAAYLLTVGRRLTPERIPVARDLTEEFEMGEYLTEVVVREDSPLVGATVRDALRDTDFDIDFVQLIRNGRAFTEPLDPKTIRAGDVFAVRTDRGTLVELSDAEGLDLLPEVEVDEDELETPNERDNLVEVVVAPGSNLVGETLRTANFRQRYDATVLALRRGRELFRQRMDDVRLRVGDTLLIQGPPDSIERLNVNRDFIVAQTIDRPDYRRSKIPVAVGIVLGVVGLAAVDLLPIVVAALAGALLMVLTGCLKPTEIYDAVQWDVIFLLAGVIPLGIALENTGGADLIADLVVQSATMLPPLGVLAVMYLVTALLTNVISNNASVVLMIPVAVEAARQLGVNTFSFILAVTFAASTAFMTPVGYQTNLFVYGPGGYRFSDYLRVGTPLQLIFAAATTLGIYAFWGL; from the coding sequence GTGCCACTCGGGATCACCGCGGGCGCGGCGTTCGTCTTCGCCGTCATCCTCGTCGCGCTGGTCCTGTTCGCCACCGAGCCGGTGCCCGTCGACATCACGGCTATCGGCGTCCTCGTCGCGCTGCTGGTCGTCGAGCCGTTGACGGCGGCCGCCGCCGACCTCGGACTGCTCGCCGAAGGTCTGGTCGTCCTCTCGGACCCCGAGGCGGGGCTGTCGGCCACCGACAACGGCCTCTCGGGGTTCGCCAGTTCGGCGACGCTGACCGTGCTGGCGATGTTCGTCCTCTCGGACGGCGTCCAGCGAACCGGCGTCGTCCAGATCCTCGGGTCGAAGATCGCCGGGCTCACCCGCGACAGCGAGTCCCGACAGCTCGGCGCGGTCATCGGCCTCGTCAGCCCCATCTCCGGGTTCATCAACAACACCGCCGCCGTCGCCATCCTCCTGCCGATGGTCACCGACCTCGCCCACGAGGGCGAGACCTCCCCCTCGAAGCTGCTCATCCCGCTCTCCTACGCCTCGATGTTCGGCGGGACGCTGACGCTGATCGGCACCTCGACGAACATCCTCGCCTCCGAGCTGTCGGGGCGGCTCGTCGGCCGGACGTTCACGATGTTCGAGTTCACGCAACTGGGCGCCGTCCTCTCGGTCGTCGGCGCGGCGTACCTCCTGACGGTCGGCCGGCGGCTGACCCCCGAGCGCATCCCGGTCGCCCGCGACCTCACCGAGGAGTTCGAGATGGGCGAGTACCTCACCGAGGTGGTCGTCCGCGAGGACTCGCCGCTGGTCGGCGCGACCGTCCGCGACGCGCTCCGGGACACCGACTTCGACATCGACTTCGTCCAGCTGATACGGAACGGCCGCGCGTTCACCGAGCCGCTCGACCCCAAGACGATCCGGGCCGGCGACGTGTTCGCCGTGCGGACCGACCGCGGGACGCTCGTCGAACTGTCCGACGCCGAGGGGCTGGACCTGCTCCCCGAGGTCGAAGTCGACGAGGACGAACTCGAGACCCCCAACGAGCGCGACAACCTCGTCGAGGTCGTGGTCGCGCCGGGGTCGAACCTCGTCGGCGAGACGCTCCGGACGGCGAACTTCCGCCAGCGCTACGACGCGACGGTGCTGGCCCTGCGGCGCGGCCGGGAGCTGTTCCGCCAGCGCATGGACGACGTGCGGCTCCGCGTCGGCGACACCCTCCTGATCCAGGGGCCCCCCGACAGCATCGAGCGGCTCAACGTCAACCGCGATTTCATCGTCGCACAGACGATCGACCGCCCGGACTACCGCCGCTCGAAGATCCCCGTCGCCGTCGGGATCGTCCTCGGCGTCGTCGGCCTGGCCGCGGTCGACCTCCTCCCCATCGTCGTCGCCGCGCTGGCCGGCGCGCTCCTGATGGTCCTCACGGGCTGTCTCAAACCCACCGAGATCTACGACGCCGTCCAGTGGGACGTGATCTTCCTGCTCGCCGGCGTCATCCCGCTGGGCATCGCCCTGGAGAACACCGGCGGCGCCGATCTGATCGCCGACCTGGTCGTCCAGTCGGCGACCATGCTCCCGCCGCTGGGCGTGCTCGCCGTGATGTACCTCGTCACCGCGCTGCTCACGAACGTCATCAGCAACAACGCCAGCGTCGTCCTCATGATCCCCGTCGCCGTCGAGGCCGCCCGCCAGCTCGGCGTGAACACCTTCTCGTTCATCCTCGCCGTCACCTTCGCCGCCTCGACGGCCTTTATGACTCCCGTCGGCTACCAGACCAACCTCTTCGTCTACGGCCCCGGCGGCTACCGCTTCTCCGACTACCTCAGAGTTGGCACGCCCCTGCAACTGATCTTCGCCGCCGCCACGACTCTCGGGATCTACGCGTTCTGGGGGCTGTGA
- a CDS encoding PHP domain-containing protein, translating into MTAGTGPDPTRTITLDAHVHTDASYDCSAAPERVVDAALSAGLDAVAVTDHDTVAGVGPTVEAAAGTDLLVVPGVEVSTADGHLLALGVDRAPAPDRPLAETVAAVRAAGGVAVVPHPFQVSRHGVRQSVLADCDVDGVETRNAVAVTGYGNRRARRFAAAEGYPTVGGSDAHRPGLVGRAFTSVTLPAGVDWATMTVADVLAGIRAGTATAQGTVTTPVEFAATYAWHARDTAATAVDSARSAAGTGRSAAGSHPAVGAGAVLGSALLVGSRTGRAGRLPRRIAGRVR; encoded by the coding sequence ATGACTGCCGGAACCGGGCCGGACCCGACCCGCACGATCACCCTGGACGCCCACGTCCACACGGACGCCTCCTACGACTGCTCGGCGGCGCCCGAGCGGGTCGTCGACGCGGCGCTGTCGGCCGGCCTCGACGCCGTCGCCGTCACGGACCACGACACAGTCGCAGGTGTCGGACCCACCGTGGAGGCCGCCGCGGGGACGGATCTCCTCGTCGTGCCGGGCGTCGAGGTCTCGACCGCCGACGGGCACCTCCTCGCACTCGGGGTCGACCGGGCGCCCGCGCCCGACCGGCCGCTCGCCGAAACGGTCGCGGCGGTCCGGGCGGCCGGCGGCGTCGCGGTCGTCCCCCATCCCTTCCAGGTCAGCCGCCACGGCGTCCGCCAGTCCGTCCTCGCCGACTGCGATGTCGACGGGGTCGAGACGCGCAACGCCGTCGCGGTCACCGGGTACGGGAACCGTCGGGCCCGCCGGTTCGCGGCCGCCGAGGGATACCCGACGGTCGGGGGCAGCGACGCCCACCGACCCGGCCTGGTCGGCCGGGCGTTCACCAGCGTCACGCTCCCCGCGGGCGTCGACTGGGCGACGATGACCGTCGCGGACGTGCTGGCGGGGATCCGCGCGGGCACCGCGACCGCGCAGGGGACCGTCACGACGCCCGTCGAGTTCGCGGCGACCTACGCCTGGCACGCCCGCGACACGGCCGCCACGGCCGTCGACTCCGCCCGGTCCGCCGCGGGGACCGGGCGGTCGGCCGCCGGCTCCCACCCCGCGGTCGGCGCCGGCGCGGTGCTCGGCTCGGCCCTCCTGGTGGGGTCGCGAACGGGACGGGCCGGCCGTCTCCCGCGGCGGATCGCCGGGCGAGTACGGTAG
- a CDS encoding tubulin-like doman-containing protein, with product MAAQEADSRVTVPDTIIGIGNAGKQVVYTLLEQDWVLEDALKPREADSNPSIDPVVIDTVTGAEQDDDVERISSINDEIEKKLGEYGNNATTELEYINPIEETDQRYTSAHGLTFPGTVADIATEANLKAWWFDQNPELLDENENYSEGVIRRRALSKALYHASQAGTGTDPLSRVVNKAGNSNKVYIVVGLGGGTGSGMFLDLAKRINETHGATDVELFGVLPGPREENDTRANAHAALSEIEYVSLTQSDPFQNVVLVPYGPSSDDDLFEEAVAYAMIAHRNLESNHRNKLNNNNDNRGPASYAPFTVCSPRILRYNAKGVTEAKEAVEEFRKEKQAALETELDLYDAAIEAIVENFDTAGEQLEAGLAQDGHATHDLYNLDGEEARRARDRLDEFEQLLGDQAFDDLDYQAHEDLLSDLRDAIDNAENGLTDDMSAREQREEVVDTAASSVDLLDPVEELYAGEEKDRELARVLRDELRAIKRRTEILKALHVIESEPIREGFRIALDADQGFAAAGDLNSEWQSVVEDIDRLEEEMADLEDLREALDGERDEAIEGWRASVEDDLSYLIDVDTRRQRLEDRLSDLNDSIIDATNTIDSAHNPKQVPDDPLDFSGFDAINQDFEALGLENRTVDEDTITASLQGLAEMKRVWLMADEEGGFLDALGDIFGPDAEEELEDRFYAARQNVDQNLFRAPSEFDSLSFDCEFLDEDNIKNRASALTKERRQRVDDVVNELDRAVKRPNFDLEGLVAADSSVVESVEVPGVGRSEDFYADQLRKELSDDLSEAHPASILDELCRDGGRPDVSSSGIVFQAFDTSFVAPVETEIERRTERLETLESEEQQYQRVRGLIRNEGSDFTENGTGPDDIEMSFDGADEESYAYHQILDPEEKGRLLTSDDIVEANLYERENKKIKTNLVEQAEEVGNLGGSLPLNIGQIENKGETGEASPDDDGVYMNHRVYPVYLSRALDRDESGDPYFEDVHESLVKNGVYVEGNREGYHPSKVGNANPWDFAMVPFVGGVFLDNLGLVSQPGNGYLNTYETERSDKRDNIRIRHTHALDGLDDYHDWSASGRGGYVVRDEVVNMGTPEHDMFVTEDEATVIDELIARHRFTEFDSTVDLE from the coding sequence ATGGCGGCACAAGAAGCCGACAGTCGGGTGACGGTCCCGGACACGATCATCGGGATCGGGAACGCCGGGAAACAGGTGGTCTACACGCTCCTCGAACAGGACTGGGTGCTCGAGGACGCGCTGAAGCCGCGAGAGGCCGACAGCAACCCGAGTATCGATCCCGTGGTGATCGATACGGTAACCGGGGCCGAGCAGGACGACGACGTCGAACGTATCAGCTCGATAAACGACGAGATCGAGAAGAAACTCGGCGAGTACGGAAACAACGCGACGACGGAACTCGAATACATCAACCCGATCGAGGAGACCGACCAGCGGTACACGAGCGCGCACGGCCTGACGTTCCCGGGGACGGTGGCCGACATCGCGACCGAGGCCAACCTCAAGGCGTGGTGGTTCGACCAGAACCCGGAGCTGCTCGACGAGAACGAGAACTACAGCGAGGGCGTCATCAGGCGGCGGGCGCTGAGCAAGGCGCTGTACCACGCGAGCCAGGCGGGGACGGGGACGGACCCGCTCTCGAGGGTCGTCAACAAGGCGGGGAACTCGAACAAGGTGTACATCGTCGTCGGCCTCGGCGGCGGAACGGGATCGGGGATGTTCCTCGATCTCGCGAAGCGCATCAACGAGACCCACGGCGCCACGGACGTCGAGCTGTTCGGCGTGCTCCCGGGGCCGCGCGAGGAGAACGACACGCGGGCCAACGCCCACGCGGCGCTCTCGGAGATCGAGTACGTGAGCCTCACCCAGAGCGACCCGTTCCAGAACGTCGTCTTGGTCCCCTACGGGCCGTCGAGCGACGACGACCTGTTCGAGGAGGCGGTGGCCTACGCGATGATCGCTCACCGAAATCTCGAATCGAACCACCGAAACAAGCTCAACAACAACAACGACAACCGCGGCCCGGCGAGTTACGCGCCGTTCACGGTGTGTTCCCCTCGGATCCTCCGGTACAACGCGAAGGGCGTCACCGAGGCCAAGGAGGCCGTCGAGGAGTTCCGCAAGGAGAAACAGGCCGCCCTCGAGACGGAACTGGACCTGTACGACGCCGCCATCGAGGCTATCGTCGAGAACTTCGACACCGCCGGCGAACAGCTCGAGGCCGGTCTCGCTCAGGACGGGCACGCGACACACGACCTCTACAACCTCGACGGCGAGGAGGCGCGCCGGGCGCGGGACCGATTGGACGAGTTCGAGCAGTTGCTCGGAGACCAGGCGTTCGACGACCTCGACTACCAGGCGCACGAGGACCTCCTGTCCGACCTCCGGGACGCGATCGACAACGCCGAGAACGGGCTCACCGACGATATGTCCGCCCGGGAACAGCGCGAGGAAGTCGTCGACACGGCGGCGAGCAGCGTCGACCTGCTCGACCCGGTCGAGGAGCTGTACGCCGGCGAGGAGAAAGACCGGGAGCTCGCGAGAGTGCTCCGCGACGAGCTCCGGGCGATCAAGCGGCGCACGGAGATCCTGAAGGCCCTCCACGTGATCGAGTCCGAGCCGATACGCGAAGGGTTCCGGATCGCGCTCGACGCGGATCAGGGGTTCGCCGCCGCGGGCGACCTCAACAGCGAGTGGCAGAGCGTCGTCGAGGACATCGACCGGCTCGAGGAGGAGATGGCGGACCTGGAGGACCTACGCGAGGCGCTGGACGGTGAGCGCGACGAAGCGATCGAGGGCTGGCGGGCGTCCGTCGAGGACGACCTCTCGTATCTGATCGACGTCGACACGCGTCGCCAGCGCCTCGAAGACCGACTGTCGGACCTGAACGACAGCATCATCGACGCCACGAACACGATCGACAGCGCGCACAACCCCAAACAGGTCCCGGACGACCCGCTCGACTTTTCCGGGTTCGACGCGATCAATCAGGACTTCGAGGCGCTCGGCCTCGAGAACAGAACGGTCGACGAGGACACCATCACCGCGTCCCTGCAGGGGCTCGCGGAGATGAAACGCGTCTGGCTGATGGCCGACGAGGAGGGCGGCTTCCTCGACGCGCTCGGTGACATCTTCGGCCCCGACGCCGAGGAAGAGCTCGAAGACAGGTTCTACGCGGCCCGCCAGAACGTCGACCAGAACCTGTTCCGTGCTCCCTCGGAGTTCGACTCGCTGTCGTTCGACTGCGAGTTCCTCGACGAGGACAACATCAAGAACCGGGCCAGCGCGCTCACCAAGGAACGGCGCCAGCGTGTCGACGACGTCGTCAACGAACTCGACCGGGCAGTCAAACGGCCGAACTTCGACCTCGAAGGACTGGTGGCGGCCGATTCGTCGGTCGTCGAGTCGGTGGAGGTCCCCGGGGTCGGCCGGTCCGAGGACTTCTACGCCGACCAGCTCCGCAAGGAGCTCTCCGACGACCTCTCCGAGGCCCACCCCGCCTCCATCCTCGACGAGCTCTGCCGGGACGGCGGGCGGCCCGACGTGAGCTCGAGCGGGATCGTCTTCCAGGCGTTCGACACCTCGTTCGTCGCGCCCGTCGAAACGGAGATCGAGCGCCGGACGGAACGGCTGGAGACGCTGGAGAGCGAGGAACAGCAGTACCAGCGCGTCCGGGGTCTCATCCGCAACGAGGGGTCGGACTTCACCGAGAACGGGACCGGCCCCGACGACATCGAGATGTCGTTCGACGGCGCTGACGAGGAGTCCTACGCGTACCACCAGATACTCGACCCGGAGGAGAAAGGACGGCTTCTCACGTCGGACGACATCGTCGAAGCGAACCTCTACGAGAGGGAGAACAAAAAGATCAAGACCAACCTGGTCGAGCAGGCCGAGGAGGTCGGGAACCTCGGCGGGTCGCTCCCGCTAAATATCGGACAGATCGAAAACAAAGGTGAGACGGGTGAGGCGTCACCGGACGACGACGGGGTGTACATGAACCATCGGGTCTACCCCGTGTACCTGAGCCGTGCGCTCGACAGAGACGAGAGCGGCGACCCGTACTTCGAGGATGTCCACGAGAGCCTCGTCAAAAACGGCGTCTACGTCGAGGGGAACAGAGAGGGGTACCACCCCAGCAAGGTCGGCAACGCCAATCCGTGGGACTTCGCGATGGTCCCGTTCGTCGGCGGCGTCTTCCTCGACAACCTGGGCCTCGTCTCCCAGCCGGGTAACGGCTACCTGAACACCTACGAGACGGAGCGGTCGGACAAGCGCGACAACATCCGCATCAGGCACACGCACGCGCTCGACGGACTGGACGACTACCACGACTGGAGCGCCAGCGGCCGCGGCGGGTACGTCGTCCGCGACGAGGTCGTGAACATGGGGACGCCGGAACACGACATGTTCGTCACCGAGGACGAGGCGACGGTCATCGACGAACTGATCGCGCGACACCGGTTCACCGAGTTCGACAGCACCGTGGACCTGGAGTGA